In one Armatimonadota bacterium genomic region, the following are encoded:
- a CDS encoding c-type cytochrome: MGWGPFQFPIMPDSASEHAPYYDTLFMTITGLTIFFIIIVVAMIVFFASRYRRGTKVDRRNPLTHHTGLELIWMGIPLVLAMAFFSWSAKNYMDVRTMPKDGVEIFCIGKQWMWHFQHMNGIRENNELHVVVGQPVKMTMISQDVLHAMYLPEMRAQYHVVPGRYTDLHFTPTKPGRYKILCAMHCGTQHSEMVGQLYVMNPTEYADWIEKGGNRYKEKPLTIVEAGQQIYAEKACSNCHTGNDTPRAPTLAGIFGKPRTMADGSKLTADRDYLREAIKNPHNNLTAGYEDTMPVYGGTLTELQVLQLVEFIKTLTPEKAEYMRQDLKLGTLGSDSDSSPVDIANKGASAGNAQFRTTEERR, from the coding sequence ATGGGTTGGGGGCCGTTCCAATTCCCGATCATGCCGGATAGCGCGTCAGAGCACGCGCCCTATTACGACACCCTGTTCATGACGATCACAGGGCTCACAATCTTCTTCATCATCATCGTCGTGGCGATGATCGTCTTTTTCGCCTCCCGCTACCGCAGAGGGACAAAAGTCGACCGCCGCAACCCGCTGACCCACCACACCGGGCTGGAATTGATTTGGATGGGGATCCCCCTTGTCCTCGCAATGGCGTTCTTTAGCTGGTCGGCCAAAAACTACATGGATGTCCGCACCATGCCCAAAGACGGGGTCGAAATCTTCTGCATCGGCAAGCAGTGGATGTGGCACTTCCAACATATGAACGGCATCCGGGAGAACAACGAGCTCCATGTGGTTGTTGGCCAACCGGTCAAGATGACCATGATCAGCCAAGACGTGTTGCACGCCATGTACCTGCCCGAAATGAGGGCGCAATACCATGTGGTGCCCGGACGCTATACCGACCTCCACTTCACCCCGACTAAACCGGGCCGGTACAAAATCCTCTGCGCCATGCATTGCGGAACCCAACACTCGGAAATGGTTGGGCAACTCTACGTCATGAACCCGACCGAATACGCGGATTGGATCGAAAAAGGCGGCAACCGCTATAAGGAAAAGCCGCTGACCATCGTGGAAGCCGGGCAACAGATCTACGCCGAAAAAGCATGCTCCAACTGTCACACCGGCAACGACACCCCGCGGGCCCCGACCCTTGCCGGGATATTCGGCAAACCCCGGACGATGGCCGACGGGAGCAAGCTCACGGCGGATCGTGATTACCTGAGGGAGGCCATTAAAAACCCCCACAACAACCTCACCGCAGGGTACGAGGACACCATGCCGGTCTATGGCGGCACTCTAACCGAGCTGCAAGTGCTGCAACTCGTCGAATTCATCAAAACGCTGACCCCAGAAAAGGCCGAATACATGAGGCAAGACCTCAAACTCGGCACTCTGGGTTCGGATAGCGACAGTAGCCCTGTCGATATCGCCAACAAGGGGGCAAGCGCGGGCAATGCCCAATTCCGCACCACGGAGGAGAGACGATGA
- a CDS encoding cbb3-type cytochrome c oxidase subunit I translates to MSSTIVGQGAAEHPHSEKNYLNADHTLKSWLLTVDHKRIGILYLISVTLFFFIGAVAAAMIRYELTSPHGILLSNEVYNKTFSAHGIYMVFQFLVVAIPAVLGNFLIPIMIGARDMAFPRLNLLSWYMFMTGGLLITISFLMGGVDAGWTFYVPLSTLSETQISTCLVGIFITGFSSIFTAVNFVATIHKMRAPGMTWYRLPLFIWSHYATAIVVLLGTPVVAITLFLVVVERSFGFGIFSPELGGDPVLFQHLFWFYSHPAVYIMILPAFGIISELITCFSRRPIFGYRFIAYSSLAIAFLGFLVWGHHMFISSQSAFQGIVFSIITWILAIPSAIKIFNWATTMYKGSVHFSTPMMYALGFMGLFLIGGLTGLYLASLDTDIHLTGTYFIVAHFHYVMVGGTILGYLGGIHFWFPKMFGRTYSEFWGRLSAMIVFVGFNLTFFPQFMVGYLGMPRRYHNYYFAPEWQVYHILSTAGSTVLGLGFLMPVIYLTYAIFKGKKAGPNPWGAKGLEWEYTASPPITENFEKPILVTDNVYDYNPEEDSKMYEAEHEQGMLGGTY, encoded by the coding sequence ATGAGCTCAACAATTGTCGGCCAAGGGGCCGCAGAACATCCGCATAGCGAAAAGAACTACCTCAACGCCGACCACACCCTCAAGTCGTGGCTGCTCACCGTCGACCATAAGCGGATCGGGATTCTTTATCTCATCTCGGTCACGCTCTTTTTCTTCATCGGCGCCGTTGCGGCCGCGATGATCCGGTACGAGCTCACATCCCCCCACGGGATCTTGCTGAGCAACGAGGTCTACAACAAAACGTTCTCCGCCCACGGTATTTACATGGTCTTCCAGTTCCTGGTTGTCGCCATCCCGGCCGTATTAGGCAACTTCCTGATTCCCATCATGATCGGCGCGCGAGACATGGCGTTCCCGCGCCTGAACCTCCTCAGCTGGTACATGTTCATGACCGGCGGCCTGCTCATCACGATCTCGTTCTTGATGGGTGGTGTGGATGCCGGGTGGACTTTCTACGTCCCGCTTTCCACATTGAGTGAAACCCAAATCAGCACCTGCCTGGTCGGGATCTTCATCACGGGGTTCAGCTCCATCTTCACGGCCGTCAACTTTGTCGCCACCATCCATAAGATGAGGGCACCAGGGATGACCTGGTACCGGTTGCCCCTCTTCATCTGGTCGCACTATGCCACTGCCATCGTCGTGCTTTTGGGGACGCCGGTCGTTGCCATCACCTTGTTCCTCGTCGTAGTGGAACGGTCGTTTGGGTTTGGCATCTTCTCACCCGAACTCGGAGGTGACCCGGTGCTCTTCCAACACCTCTTCTGGTTCTATTCGCACCCGGCGGTCTACATCATGATCCTGCCGGCGTTCGGGATCATTAGCGAACTCATCACGTGCTTCAGTCGCCGGCCGATCTTCGGCTACCGGTTCATTGCGTATTCGTCGCTGGCCATCGCGTTCCTCGGCTTTTTGGTCTGGGGGCACCACATGTTCATCTCCAGCCAATCTGCGTTCCAAGGCATCGTTTTCTCGATCATCACTTGGATCTTGGCGATCCCGTCGGCGATCAAGATTTTCAACTGGGCGACAACCATGTACAAGGGCTCAGTGCACTTCAGCACACCAATGATGTATGCGCTCGGGTTCATGGGCCTGTTCCTCATCGGGGGCTTGACCGGGCTCTACCTCGCCTCGCTCGACACCGACATCCACCTCACCGGAACCTACTTCATCGTTGCCCACTTCCACTACGTTATGGTCGGGGGGACGATCCTCGGGTACTTGGGCGGAATCCACTTCTGGTTCCCCAAAATGTTTGGCCGGACCTACAGCGAGTTCTGGGGCCGGTTGAGCGCCATGATCGTCTTCGTCGGGTTTAACCTCACGTTCTTCCCGCAGTTCATGGTCGGTTACCTGGGCATGCCCCGCCGGTACCACAACTACTACTTCGCGCCCGAGTGGCAGGTCTACCATATCCTGTCCACCGCCGGTTCCACTGTTCTCGGACTTGGGTTCTTGATGCCGGTGATCTACTTGACCTATGCCATCTTCAAAGGCAAAAAGGCGGGCCCCAACCCCTGGGGAGCCAAAGGGCTGGAATGGGAATACACGGCTTCGCCGCCCATTACCGAAAACTTTGAAAAGCCGATCCTCGTCACCGACAACGTTTACGACTACAACCCGGAAGAAGACTCCAAAATGTACGAAGCCGAACACGAACAAGGGATGCTGGGAGGCACCTACTGA
- a CDS encoding cytochrome c oxidase subunit 3: MSDHAHHGPSDGPEVYFQYEDIDQQQETYVVGMWSFLATEVMFFGALFLIYTLYRWKFQSDFFGAHEQLNWKMGGLNTLVLLFSSVMVAFAVHFAQLGKKGPQLACLGVTLLCAFTFLVVKTYEYGAKFDHHLFPNDTFSFADPHHPEAESHWENALPAFLKVEKKEQEGDAKHARVFYSLYFTMTGLHGLHVVIGIIAITSLMVLIQIKSSLITDYVPTEMVGLYWHFVDLVWIFLYPLFYLIPR; the protein is encoded by the coding sequence ATGTCCGACCACGCACACCACGGCCCAAGCGACGGGCCAGAGGTCTACTTCCAGTACGAAGACATTGACCAGCAACAGGAAACCTATGTCGTCGGTATGTGGTCGTTCCTGGCAACCGAAGTGATGTTCTTCGGGGCCCTGTTCCTGATCTACACTCTCTACCGGTGGAAGTTCCAAAGTGACTTCTTTGGGGCCCATGAACAGCTCAACTGGAAAATGGGTGGGCTCAACACCTTGGTGCTGTTGTTCAGTTCGGTCATGGTGGCGTTTGCCGTCCATTTCGCCCAACTGGGCAAAAAAGGCCCTCAGCTCGCCTGCCTCGGGGTCACGCTCCTTTGCGCCTTCACATTCTTGGTCGTGAAAACCTATGAATACGGGGCCAAGTTCGACCACCATCTTTTCCCGAACGACACTTTCAGCTTTGCCGACCCCCACCACCCAGAAGCCGAAAGTCATTGGGAAAATGCCTTGCCGGCGTTCCTTAAAGTCGAAAAGAAGGAGCAAGAAGGGGATGCCAAGCACGCCCGCGTGTTCTATAGCCTCTACTTCACCATGACGGGCCTGCACGGGCTGCACGTTGTTATCGGCATCATCGCCATCACCTCGTTGATGGTGCTCATCCAAATCAAGTCGTCGTTGATCACCGACTACGTTCCAACGGAAATGGTGGGCCTCTATTGGCACTTTGTCGACTTGGTGTGGATCTTCCTCTACCCGCTCTTCTATCTCATCCCCAGGTGA
- a CDS encoding cytochrome C oxidase subunit IV family protein produces MASHAHEHAELTKGGAHPHHVLTQPMIIRVAGALFALMAITIIAAIYMPEPYKGYTVPMQVLALAIAIVKGGLVVWYYMGVRFGTRLIKIFAFGGFIWFFTLFVMLCDYTTRPYEPVKGWEKVSSSALPRSTAKEPD; encoded by the coding sequence ATGGCCAGCCACGCACACGAACACGCAGAACTCACAAAAGGCGGGGCCCACCCGCACCACGTGCTCACCCAACCCATGATTATCCGGGTGGCAGGGGCACTCTTCGCCCTGATGGCCATCACCATCATCGCCGCCATCTACATGCCCGAGCCCTATAAGGGATACACCGTGCCCATGCAAGTCCTTGCCTTGGCAATCGCCATCGTCAAAGGGGGACTCGTCGTTTGGTATTACATGGGTGTGCGATTTGGAACCCGACTCATCAAAATCTTCGCTTTCGGCGGATTCATCTGGTTCTTCACCCTGTTTGTCATGCTCTGCGACTACACCACAAGGCCATATGAGCCGGTCAAGGGCTGGGAGAAGGTCTCCAGTTCCGCCCTCCCGCGCTCAACCGCCAAAGAACCGGACTGA
- a CDS encoding 1-acyl-sn-glycerol-3-phosphate acyltransferase, translating to MDGPLLVLSNHMSNTDPVLVQFASPRLLHFMARRELFSWRFLGSFLRWWRAFPITQSSADTEALRRAVELLKDGNAVCLFPEGQLSPDGRLIDLLPGAHVIVRRAEPVCICVGIRGTNRLMPHPKMTPQWAGSWLTATWGEPRRFTKETPREEFMAWVESELLRLSGQTS from the coding sequence ATGGATGGTCCGCTCTTGGTTTTGAGCAACCATATGTCGAACACGGATCCCGTGCTGGTGCAATTCGCCTCTCCCCGGCTCCTTCACTTCATGGCAAGGCGCGAGCTGTTCAGTTGGCGGTTCCTGGGATCGTTCTTGAGGTGGTGGCGTGCCTTTCCGATCACCCAATCCAGCGCCGACACGGAAGCCTTGCGGCGGGCGGTGGAGTTGCTCAAAGACGGAAACGCCGTTTGCCTGTTTCCGGAAGGCCAGCTATCCCCAGACGGGCGGTTGATCGACTTATTGCCGGGGGCCCATGTAATTGTCCGCCGGGCGGAGCCGGTTTGCATTTGCGTGGGGATCCGGGGGACAAACCGCCTGATGCCGCACCCCAAAATGACTCCGCAGTGGGCCGGTTCTTGGCTGACCGCAACATGGGGCGAACCCCGCCGGTTCACCAAGGAAACCCCCCGCGAAGAATTCATGGCTTGGGTTGAATCGGAACTTTTGCGGCTTAGTGGCCAAACCAGCTAA
- a CDS encoding phosphoribosylglycinamide formyltransferase, with protein MSRPQIAIFTGARGRGSNMSALVQAAQDPRFPAQVAVVVAPRPGTPAEERATALGVETRILNPDSKDYAVQIESLIQELGIDLVCLAGYTRLFPKEIVAQHPTQIVNIHPALLPKFGGKGMYGHHVHEAVIASGDALTGCTVHYVSERYDEGNTILQRTCPVLPGDTPETLAARVLEQEHIAYPEAVFQLFTAK; from the coding sequence ATGAGCCGACCTCAGATAGCGATATTCACGGGGGCGCGCGGTCGGGGGTCGAACATGTCGGCATTGGTGCAGGCAGCGCAAGATCCGCGTTTCCCGGCCCAAGTGGCGGTCGTGGTCGCCCCGCGTCCAGGAACCCCGGCCGAGGAACGGGCAACGGCTTTGGGGGTAGAAACCCGCATCCTCAACCCAGATTCTAAGGATTACGCGGTTCAGATCGAATCGCTGATCCAAGAGCTTGGTATCGATTTGGTGTGCTTAGCCGGGTACACGCGGCTCTTCCCCAAAGAAATTGTCGCCCAACACCCGACGCAGATTGTGAACATCCACCCTGCGCTCCTGCCCAAGTTTGGCGGCAAGGGGATGTATGGGCACCATGTCCACGAGGCCGTTATCGCCTCTGGGGATGCCCTCACCGGGTGCACCGTTCATTACGTTTCGGAGCGCTACGACGAGGGCAACACGATCCTTCAGCGCACGTGTCCGGTGCTCCCTGGGGACACGCCCGAGACTTTGGCGGCAAGGGTTCTGGAACAGGAGCACATCGCCTATCCGGAGGCGGTCTTCCAACTCTTCACGGCCAAATGA
- a CDS encoding PEP-CTERM sorting domain-containing protein: protein MKHRFLLTAIAVVAAGAANATLFTDPMNDQGPTNGGGAGFPHLDITAVNVTNTASTITFAFTLQGDIAATNWGKYGVVFRNLSNATVDNGANNNAWGRSGHLSGGANGWIGSWVDSGGGAQAWTYNGAWNLNNGAIAPTLSQFGTSITVNLSDLGLALGDTIIFDAVTTANGGSDTMTDSLTGATPAEWSTVVDMTGNTYVLQAVPEPATMTLFAGAAALAALRRRKK, encoded by the coding sequence ATGAAGCACCGATTCTTGTTGACGGCCATTGCCGTCGTTGCCGCCGGAGCGGCCAATGCGACCCTTTTCACCGACCCGATGAACGACCAAGGCCCGACTAACGGCGGCGGCGCAGGGTTCCCCCACCTCGACATCACGGCTGTCAATGTCACCAACACGGCCAGCACGATCACCTTTGCGTTCACACTGCAAGGCGACATCGCCGCCACCAACTGGGGCAAATATGGCGTCGTCTTCCGCAACCTGTCCAACGCAACGGTCGATAACGGGGCGAACAACAACGCTTGGGGCCGCAGTGGCCACTTGAGCGGTGGCGCAAACGGTTGGATCGGCAGCTGGGTCGATAGCGGCGGCGGCGCCCAAGCGTGGACCTACAACGGAGCCTGGAACCTGAACAACGGGGCCATTGCTCCCACCCTTTCCCAGTTCGGCACGTCGATCACGGTGAACTTGTCCGACCTCGGCTTGGCCTTGGGCGACACGATCATCTTTGACGCTGTGACCACGGCAAACGGCGGTTCGGACACGATGACCGACTCCTTGACTGGGGCAACCCCAGCCGAATGGAGCACGGTGGTCGACATGACCGGCAACACGTACGTCCTCCAAGCGGTTCCCGAACCGGCAACCATGACTCTCTTCGCCGGTGCGGCCGCCCTCGCGGCCCTGCGCCGACGCAAGAAGTAA
- a CDS encoding DUF2961 domain-containing protein produces the protein MHDWQALTTISRARSRRSSSYDRTGGNDDYVQVAAGSTCTLQECSGAGVIRHIWITLHSHDPMYRKNLVLRMTWDGHPHASVECPVGDFFGNGWGETYNFSSPYLACAPRDGRALVCYFPMPFALGAKIELVNESPEFPLERLYFYVDWEELDGLPPDTAYFHAQYRQELTQPENAERDENEWALLRPYGKNPGTQNNFVVLETSGTGHFVGVNYYVNNPGPMWYGEGDDMILVDGEPWPGLHGTGTEDYFNTSWSPDERYDHPCFGIARVPGFGNAEPRIGWLGRTHLYRFHHMDPIRYQNSLSFSIEHGHDNCLTLELATVAYYYQTLSAEPLPALPPLEARLPRPVPTASDIHRWRDAYLKSLGPGPHWGTGRQP, from the coding sequence ATGCACGATTGGCAGGCCCTGACGACGATTTCCCGTGCGCGGTCCCGGCGCAGTTCCAGCTATGACCGCACGGGCGGCAACGACGACTATGTCCAAGTCGCTGCTGGCAGTACTTGCACACTTCAAGAATGTAGTGGAGCGGGCGTGATTCGACATATCTGGATAACGCTCCACTCACACGACCCGATGTATCGGAAAAACCTCGTCCTCAGAATGACTTGGGACGGCCACCCCCATGCGAGCGTGGAATGCCCGGTCGGTGATTTTTTTGGCAACGGCTGGGGGGAAACATACAACTTTTCTAGCCCATACCTAGCATGTGCCCCTCGCGACGGGCGGGCGTTGGTCTGCTACTTCCCCATGCCGTTCGCCCTTGGCGCAAAGATCGAATTGGTGAACGAATCGCCCGAGTTCCCGCTGGAGCGCCTCTACTTTTACGTCGATTGGGAAGAACTGGACGGGCTCCCTCCCGATACGGCGTACTTCCATGCGCAATACCGGCAAGAACTCACCCAGCCGGAAAATGCAGAACGGGACGAGAACGAATGGGCCCTGCTCCGACCCTATGGGAAAAACCCGGGGACTCAAAACAACTTTGTGGTTTTAGAAACTTCCGGCACCGGCCATTTTGTCGGGGTCAACTACTATGTCAACAACCCCGGCCCGATGTGGTACGGCGAAGGCGACGATATGATCCTGGTGGATGGTGAGCCGTGGCCTGGGCTGCACGGGACGGGGACGGAAGACTATTTCAATACATCCTGGTCACCCGACGAACGGTATGACCACCCATGCTTTGGGATTGCTCGGGTTCCCGGCTTCGGCAATGCGGAGCCCCGCATCGGTTGGCTGGGGCGAACCCACCTTTACCGGTTTCACCACATGGATCCCATCCGTTACCAAAACAGCCTCAGCTTTTCGATCGAGCATGGGCACGACAACTGCCTGACCCTGGAATTGGCCACTGTGGCCTATTACTACCAAACCCTGTCCGCCGAGCCGCTCCCCGCTTTGCCCCCTCTGGAAGCGCGGCTCCCGCGTCCTGTCCCGACGGCGTCGGACATCCACCGGTGGCGCGATGCCTACCTGAAGTCACTGGGGCCGGGGCCGCATTGGGGGACGGGGAGGCAACCATGA
- a CDS encoding MFS transporter, with protein MAAPSRLETLDTLRVANWDGAYATAFITLFGGSLMVGFVQYLGGGDFAIGLLGALPAAMGLMQIPGAALGRASSSFKSYVARGGLAWRLLFLPIILLPLAPLPNPAKLAILLFCLTLAAFCVNLVNPIYNEWLGKIVPERARGWYFSQRTMIATVTGMVVGLVGARLLDLFKGTPNEGVGFTIVFGLGWVFAALSMLYYYRMTDSNREEVVKPDLREVVGVVREPLRDPNFRRIMAFGAWIAISQGFAGNLFSAFAFETLKLDFTVLQVTSVASAVGTLLTVKVSGFLADRYGNKPLLLLTAGGVTLTPLMWVACQAGNPLQNMLILGIGHVFVGIFWSGVGVGQMNLYLASSNESNRANYLATALTVNSIALAVSPLAGSWMLAALRPLQGAEWAYKLVFAAVTVERVIALLLLTRVKERGASPLSETVRQITGVTPRSFAALRTVRRGTDERTRLGAIRSMGETKMSLGTNELHEALYDPSPQIRREATFALGRLRTLGAAEALMEHARAHPESVEEETIEALGDSGQPVALSFLVEMLENPSSILRRAAAKALGRLGDPRAIESLRAAATQPGDADIRRAALQALRNLGANDPSLFADALLEAHPSIRTAAAEAISELAIKDLAPSLRTALEWYPHEATSETAYALGTVGDEGDLPLILQAAQASVGSTKRRRCLLGAAKLFDLDRDLYRLFALGEVVRDTELLRRYRGLSRRVPQFSVALEKYSSGDERGALHALAEFDRKRFETWAAFAVPESFLVAALLFERYHAGD; from the coding sequence ATGGCGGCCCCATCGCGGCTCGAAACCCTCGATACGCTCCGTGTCGCCAATTGGGACGGGGCTTACGCCACGGCGTTCATCACCCTTTTTGGGGGATCGTTGATGGTCGGTTTCGTCCAGTATTTGGGCGGCGGAGATTTCGCCATCGGCCTGTTGGGCGCACTGCCCGCAGCCATGGGGCTGATGCAGATCCCGGGGGCGGCACTCGGCCGGGCGTCTTCCAGTTTCAAGAGTTATGTGGCCCGGGGCGGTCTGGCCTGGAGGCTCTTGTTCCTCCCCATCATCCTGTTGCCGCTGGCTCCTCTCCCCAACCCGGCCAAATTGGCCATCTTGTTGTTCTGCCTCACGTTGGCCGCGTTTTGCGTGAACCTGGTCAACCCCATCTACAACGAGTGGCTCGGCAAAATCGTCCCCGAACGCGCGCGGGGTTGGTATTTCAGCCAAAGAACCATGATCGCCACGGTCACCGGCATGGTGGTCGGCTTGGTCGGTGCCCGCCTGCTCGACTTGTTCAAAGGAACCCCAAATGAAGGCGTGGGTTTCACGATTGTTTTTGGGCTCGGGTGGGTTTTTGCCGCTTTGAGCATGCTTTATTACTACCGGATGACCGATTCCAACCGGGAAGAGGTCGTTAAGCCCGATTTGCGGGAGGTGGTGGGGGTAGTCCGCGAGCCTTTGCGGGATCCGAACTTCCGCCGCATCATGGCCTTTGGCGCCTGGATCGCCATCAGCCAGGGGTTTGCCGGGAACCTGTTCTCGGCCTTTGCTTTCGAGACCTTAAAATTGGACTTCACTGTCCTGCAGGTGACCAGTGTGGCCTCAGCGGTCGGCACTCTGTTGACGGTCAAAGTCAGCGGATTTCTGGCAGACCGGTATGGCAACAAGCCGCTCCTGCTCTTGACCGCCGGGGGCGTGACGTTGACGCCCTTGATGTGGGTGGCCTGCCAGGCCGGCAACCCCTTGCAAAACATGTTGATCTTGGGGATCGGTCATGTTTTTGTCGGAATTTTTTGGTCGGGGGTCGGGGTTGGGCAGATGAACCTATATCTGGCCTCTTCCAACGAATCGAACCGCGCCAACTATTTGGCAACGGCATTGACGGTCAACAGCATTGCGCTGGCCGTCTCGCCGTTGGCGGGCAGTTGGATGCTGGCCGCGCTCCGCCCCTTGCAGGGGGCTGAGTGGGCCTACAAACTCGTCTTTGCCGCCGTTACGGTGGAGCGGGTGATCGCATTGCTGCTTCTGACCCGTGTCAAGGAGCGGGGGGCATCCCCGCTTTCGGAAACCGTCCGGCAGATTACGGGCGTGACCCCCCGGTCGTTTGCCGCATTGCGTACGGTGCGGCGGGGCACCGACGAACGCACCCGTCTCGGGGCGATCCGGTCCATGGGGGAAACCAAGATGAGCCTGGGGACTAACGAACTTCACGAGGCGCTGTACGACCCGTCGCCGCAAATCCGGCGGGAAGCGACCTTTGCCCTTGGGCGTTTGCGCACATTGGGGGCGGCCGAAGCCCTGATGGAACACGCCCGGGCCCATCCCGAATCAGTCGAGGAGGAGACGATCGAAGCCCTCGGGGATTCGGGCCAGCCGGTGGCGCTTTCGTTCCTTGTCGAAATGTTGGAAAACCCCAGCAGCATCCTCCGCCGGGCCGCGGCCAAGGCTTTGGGCCGACTTGGCGACCCCCGGGCGATCGAATCGCTGCGTGCAGCCGCCACCCAACCTGGCGATGCCGACATTCGGCGGGCCGCCCTGCAAGCCCTCCGGAATCTGGGTGCCAACGACCCCAGCCTTTTTGCCGATGCCCTGTTGGAAGCACACCCCAGCATCCGGACGGCTGCCGCCGAGGCGATTTCCGAGCTTGCCATCAAAGACTTGGCCCCAAGCTTGAGAACGGCCCTGGAGTGGTATCCGCATGAAGCCACCTCCGAGACGGCCTATGCTCTCGGCACTGTCGGGGATGAGGGCGACCTTCCGCTGATCCTGCAAGCCGCCCAAGCCTCAGTTGGTTCGACAAAACGCCGGAGATGCCTGCTGGGGGCAGCCAAACTTTTTGACCTAGACCGCGACCTTTACCGGCTGTTTGCCCTTGGCGAAGTGGTCAGAGACACCGAACTGCTGCGACGGTACCGGGGACTCAGCCGCCGCGTGCCCCAATTTTCGGTTGCCTTGGAAAAGTACTCGTCTGGCGACGAGCGGGGCGCCTTGCATGCTTTGGCCGAATTCGACCGGAAGCGGTTTGAAACCTGGGCGGCGTTTGCTGTGCCAGAATCGTTTTTGGTTGCGGCTTTGCTCTTTGAGAGGTATCACGCCGGCGACTAG
- a CDS encoding spondin domain-containing protein, giving the protein MNRILTLAALAAVAVGANAQQTFQITVENLGPQPLSPAFFSASDSTFNIFDINGTSSAGIKAIAEGGNTTPMFSIATAAGSAVMSFGRLPGSPLTTGNSSTSTFTADMAHGYLSFATMLGHTNDGFLGESVSSAGIFLFQQDGTARSFSTVITGLRAWDAGTEQNTQNAADLGFLGGSGNPADSNNRIRIHDTIIPNVGDSWQQQEDWTLNSNLARVTVTPVPEPATFAVLGLGIAAAFRRRKK; this is encoded by the coding sequence ATGAACCGAATCTTGACCCTTGCCGCTTTGGCCGCGGTTGCCGTGGGCGCCAACGCCCAACAAACGTTCCAAATCACCGTGGAAAACCTGGGCCCGCAGCCTTTGAGCCCGGCCTTCTTTTCCGCTAGTGACTCGACATTCAACATCTTTGACATCAACGGCACCAGCTCAGCCGGGATCAAAGCCATCGCCGAAGGGGGCAACACCACCCCGATGTTTAGCATCGCCACTGCCGCCGGCAGCGCCGTGATGTCCTTTGGGCGCTTGCCGGGCAGCCCTTTGACAACGGGGAACTCCAGCACATCAACCTTCACGGCGGACATGGCCCACGGCTACTTGAGTTTTGCGACGATGCTCGGCCACACCAACGACGGGTTCTTAGGGGAAAGCGTCAGCAGCGCGGGCATCTTCCTGTTCCAGCAAGATGGCACGGCGCGCAGCTTCTCAACCGTCATCACCGGGCTCCGCGCCTGGGATGCCGGAACTGAGCAAAACACCCAAAACGCTGCCGATCTCGGATTCTTGGGTGGATCCGGCAACCCGGCGGATTCCAACAACCGCATCCGGATCCACGACACGATCATCCCGAACGTCGGCGACAGCTGGCAACAGCAAGAGGATTGGACATTGAATAGCAACTTGGCCCGCGTCACGGTGACCCCGGTTCCCGAACCGGCCACGTTCGCCGTCCTCGGCCTTGGGATTGCCGCCGCATTCCGCCGCCGCAAGAAGTAA